From a single Bryobacter aggregatus MPL3 genomic region:
- a CDS encoding LamG domain-containing protein has protein sequence MLRCLACLLIATSVWSADWKKAVLFRATFDASLDASIAKGDPKLYNAPSYQDLQPALAGLEGSGVEYAKGEGRKGDALRFPKKNTRAVFFKAGKNVSSTAGTVSFWLKLDPNQDLAPDYCDPLQITDRAYNDSAIWVDFTKDNPRQLRLGVFGALKAWNGTNPQPDRNPSFNTRLVSVKQPPFSRDRWTHIAITYQGLGSGRGAASLYLNGQLQGTMPPIEEIFGWDMDKATIRLGVNYIGLMDDVAVFNRPLTAKEVRDLSSGKW, from the coding sequence ATGCTTCGTTGTCTTGCTTGTCTTCTGATTGCTACTTCTGTCTGGTCTGCTGATTGGAAGAAAGCGGTTCTGTTTCGCGCGACCTTTGATGCGTCTCTCGATGCGTCGATCGCGAAGGGCGACCCGAAGCTCTACAATGCCCCGTCGTATCAGGATCTGCAGCCGGCTCTGGCTGGACTCGAAGGCTCGGGCGTCGAATATGCCAAAGGCGAGGGGCGCAAGGGCGATGCGCTGCGTTTTCCGAAGAAGAATACCCGCGCTGTTTTCTTCAAGGCAGGGAAGAATGTTTCGAGTACTGCGGGAACAGTCAGCTTCTGGTTGAAATTAGACCCGAATCAGGATCTCGCGCCAGACTACTGCGACCCGCTTCAGATCACCGATCGGGCTTACAACGACTCCGCCATCTGGGTGGACTTCACCAAGGACAATCCACGCCAACTCCGGCTGGGTGTCTTCGGCGCGCTGAAAGCCTGGAACGGGACCAATCCCCAGCCCGACAGAAATCCCAGTTTCAATACCCGCCTGGTGAGTGTGAAGCAGCCGCCTTTCTCTCGCGATCGTTGGACGCACATTGCCATCACCTATCAGGGGCTGGGCAGTGGCAGGGGCGCGGCGAGTCTTTATCTGAACGGCCAACTGCAGGGCACGATGCCGCCGATTGAAGAGATCTTCGGATGGGACATGGACAAGGCGACCATCCGGCTGGGCGTCAACTACATCGGGCTCATGGACGATGTGGCTGTCTTCAATCGGCCTTTGACGGCGAAGGAAGTACGGGATCTCTCTTCTGGAAAGTGGTGA
- a CDS encoding efflux RND transporter periplasmic adaptor subunit, giving the protein MQSRFTFLLILSLGSQLLLAQAVDVVTVRSEKVRRTILLPGEILPFQSVALHARASGFVDRMLVDRGSVVKEGQTLALLIAPELGAETSQAESQVHITESLRAEAKARLAGVQATYERLKAASATVGAIAGNELVQAEKAVEAALAALRAADNSVRSAEAAQRATKQSEGYLKVVAPFSGTITRRYVHPGALVGPGNGSAGPLLDLEQISRLRLVVAVPEAETAGVKAGTPVEFRVPAYPGRSFAGKIARIDRSLDPNTRSMPVELDVSNPNQELSPGMYPAVTWPVGGVGESLLLPPSAIVTTTERSFVIRLQDGRAEWVNVKKGPPAGELVQVMGALKAGDLIVRRGSDEIREGTALQPKYAK; this is encoded by the coding sequence ATGCAATCTAGATTCACATTTCTTCTGATACTCAGCCTCGGCTCGCAGTTGCTATTGGCACAAGCTGTTGACGTTGTCACGGTGCGCTCAGAAAAGGTGCGGCGGACCATCCTGTTGCCTGGTGAGATCCTTCCTTTTCAAAGTGTCGCCCTGCACGCACGCGCCAGCGGTTTTGTCGATCGCATGCTGGTGGATCGGGGATCCGTTGTAAAAGAAGGCCAAACACTGGCCTTACTCATTGCCCCGGAACTGGGCGCAGAAACGTCACAAGCCGAATCGCAGGTGCACATCACAGAATCTCTTCGAGCGGAAGCAAAGGCGCGCCTCGCTGGCGTGCAAGCCACCTATGAACGGCTGAAGGCCGCTTCCGCCACGGTGGGAGCAATTGCGGGGAATGAACTGGTGCAAGCAGAGAAAGCAGTAGAGGCAGCACTCGCTGCGCTCCGCGCTGCCGACAACTCAGTGCGTTCGGCGGAAGCAGCGCAGCGGGCAACAAAACAGTCCGAGGGATACCTCAAGGTTGTCGCACCCTTCTCCGGTACGATCACCCGGCGCTATGTGCATCCCGGCGCTCTTGTCGGACCTGGAAATGGATCCGCAGGCCCGCTGCTCGATCTCGAACAGATTTCCAGATTACGTCTGGTTGTGGCCGTGCCAGAAGCCGAGACAGCAGGAGTGAAAGCGGGAACGCCGGTGGAGTTTCGAGTACCGGCCTATCCTGGCCGCAGCTTCGCAGGGAAAATCGCACGGATCGATCGATCGCTCGATCCCAACACCAGAAGCATGCCCGTGGAGTTGGACGTCTCCAATCCCAATCAGGAGCTCTCCCCTGGCATGTACCCGGCAGTGACCTGGCCGGTGGGTGGCGTTGGCGAGTCGCTGCTGCTTCCCCCAAGTGCCATTGTGACAACCACCGAGCGCAGCTTTGTCATCCGCTTGCAGGATGGCCGGGCGGAGTGGGTGAATGTCAAAAAAGGTCCGCCCGCTGGAGAACTAGTGCAAGTGATGGGTGCGCTCAAGGCTGGGGATCTGATTGTACGCCGTGGTTCTGACGAAATTCGAGAAGGAACAGCGCTGCAGCCGAAGTATGCGAAGTGA